In Rhodoferax koreense, a genomic segment contains:
- a CDS encoding H-NS family nucleoid-associated regulatory protein, producing MAKTLAAIQEQIRKLQEQADALKRKEAVGVIERIKAAIDAYGLTKEDLFGAAPPAKKRGPKPKNALDAAVTAKAERKKAASVKKPPSPAKFTDGTNFWTGHGKRPQWFKDAVESGKTTEDLAIKSS from the coding sequence ATGGCAAAAACTCTCGCCGCGATCCAGGAACAAATTCGAAAACTGCAAGAGCAGGCAGATGCTCTCAAAAGGAAAGAAGCCGTTGGTGTGATCGAACGGATCAAAGCGGCCATCGATGCTTATGGCTTGACGAAAGAAGACCTGTTCGGCGCCGCGCCTCCCGCCAAGAAACGCGGCCCAAAACCCAAGAACGCATTAGATGCGGCCGTGACTGCCAAGGCTGAACGCAAGAAGGCCGCGAGCGTGAAGAAGCCGCCATCACCCGCCAAATTCACGGATGGCACGAACTTTTGGACTGGCCACGGAAAGCGGCCGCAATGGTTTAAGGATGCCGTCGAATCAGGCAAAACCACCGAGGACTTGGCCATCAAGTCCAGTTAA
- a CDS encoding relaxase/mobilization nuclease domain-containing protein has protein sequence MKALTSPRHGTPLQAMAYLLGDQDAKGELRSEVTLVRGSPESFIAFAGLFRFKEIYDSFVVSFNPGEELSAEQFARFLLEVESAMLPGMEGRVPAVVIRHGNGESQHLHILTLRIDLLTNKQCSAAAFGLRPLKQVCQLWNFRHQWADAEDPFRARLASWARPLLVLKSAPGGLLAPGMDVHQFCRQHAIQAVLANQVRSQTDMVHTLNSVGRVVSCTRRWIALDIPQIAARGKRKSTVVRLVGLLYGRDFDRARVLQMLAPTPLLPMFWRRNTPAEDARRAAILEEELAVDTRRRAAELKRRFALDGNRRVPSLIAQLFLEARLGGDAILSMEQKPGADERRLNLSNQPLPSHHVHTEKESQVHAVTPAAIVRGSDRSLRARAGALADPEVLRRTLSRAAGAITRMVRDIVQRSVGAALQAVHASAPPDFGQNRGGKGVRAVRREHLPTVDETIAAPDSSGHDAGQDDVEPDKFVGFDEGEVGVEAPDRPSGHRPRP, from the coding sequence TTGAAGGCTCTGACATCCCCTCGCCACGGCACGCCTCTGCAGGCGATGGCCTATCTCTTGGGCGACCAAGACGCCAAAGGCGAGCTGCGCTCTGAGGTCACTCTCGTTCGGGGTTCCCCTGAAAGCTTCATTGCCTTTGCCGGGCTTTTTCGTTTCAAGGAAATCTACGATTCCTTTGTCGTTAGTTTTAACCCGGGCGAGGAGTTGTCGGCAGAACAGTTTGCACGGTTTTTGCTGGAAGTCGAGTCGGCCATGCTGCCAGGGATGGAGGGCAGGGTGCCCGCTGTGGTGATTCGGCACGGCAACGGCGAAAGCCAGCACCTGCACATCCTGACGCTGCGAATTGATTTGTTGACGAACAAGCAGTGCAGTGCCGCCGCGTTCGGACTCCGACCTTTGAAGCAGGTCTGTCAACTGTGGAACTTTAGGCACCAATGGGCTGATGCGGAAGACCCCTTCCGCGCCCGATTGGCTTCTTGGGCACGCCCATTGCTGGTTCTGAAGTCAGCGCCAGGAGGCTTGCTGGCGCCAGGCATGGACGTGCACCAGTTCTGTCGCCAGCACGCCATCCAAGCCGTCTTGGCTAATCAGGTGCGCAGCCAAACGGACATGGTCCATACCCTCAACTCGGTAGGGCGTGTCGTATCGTGCACCCGCCGATGGATCGCGCTCGACATCCCGCAGATCGCGGCGCGCGGCAAGCGCAAGTCGACCGTCGTCCGTCTGGTTGGACTTCTGTACGGCCGTGACTTTGACCGGGCTCGCGTCCTCCAGATGCTTGCGCCTACCCCTTTGTTGCCGATGTTTTGGCGCCGCAACACCCCCGCCGAAGACGCGCGGAGGGCTGCAATTCTGGAAGAGGAGCTCGCGGTCGACACCCGCAGGCGTGCAGCCGAGCTCAAGAGGCGTTTCGCGCTCGACGGGAACCGCCGGGTGCCCAGCCTGATAGCTCAGCTGTTCCTGGAGGCCAGGCTCGGTGGGGATGCAATCTTGTCGATGGAACAAAAACCCGGCGCAGACGAGCGTCGTCTCAATCTCTCAAACCAACCACTCCCGTCACACCATGTCCACACCGAAAAAGAGTCCCAAGTCCATGCCGTCACCCCTGCAGCGATTGTCCGCGGAAGCGATCGATCGCTTCGTGCGCGAGCAGGTGCCCTTGCTGACCCAGAAGTACTTAGAAGAACACTTTCCCGCGCGGCCGGCGCAATTACCCGAATGGTTCGTGACATCGTTCAGCGAAGTGTTGGAGCAGCACTGCAGGCAGTACATGCGTCGGCACCTCCAGACTTTGGTCAAAACCGAGGTGGAAAAGGCGTTCGCGCCGTTCGAAGAGAACATTTACCAACAGTTGACGAAACAATTGCCGCCCCTGATTCGAGCGGCCATGACGCAGGGCAAGACGACGTCGAACCCGACAAGTTCGTAGGTTTCGACGAAGGCGAGGTGGGTGTCGAGGCTCCCGACCGACCTAGTGGACATCGTCCTCGTCCCTAG
- a CDS encoding LysR family transcriptional regulator, whose protein sequence is MNNLDNLSALKVFARAAETRSFTETGNQLGLSASAVGKAVARLEKRLGVRVFHRSTRSIQLTDEGKQLLESCRRIFAELDAMESGFGATRTTPRGRLHVSLPLVGTLMMPTLAAFMTAYPEIALDLHFSDHLVDVVNDGFDVVVRTGEATDSRLIARSLGEFRLQLVGAPSYFRRAGIPRTPEDLLQHACLHHRFPTNGKLERWPLTPSTTGNDVSVPVTAAASSIEPLVALAEAGLGIACVPDFAWRPQAASGTLVQVLDTFVTHTGTFRAVWPASPYASPKLRAFVEFLSVHLLPPGDVAANGRSKGAHLVPGSKTLPANA, encoded by the coding sequence ATGAACAATCTAGACAATCTAAGCGCACTGAAAGTTTTCGCTCGAGCCGCGGAAACGCGTAGCTTCACGGAAACAGGAAACCAGCTCGGCCTGTCAGCCTCTGCCGTCGGCAAGGCCGTGGCAAGATTGGAAAAACGTCTGGGCGTTCGGGTTTTCCACCGAAGCACACGTAGCATTCAACTGACCGACGAAGGCAAGCAGTTGCTCGAAAGCTGCCGGCGGATCTTCGCAGAACTCGATGCCATGGAGTCAGGCTTTGGGGCAACGAGAACCACCCCACGCGGTCGCTTGCACGTTAGCCTGCCCTTGGTTGGAACGCTCATGATGCCGACGTTGGCAGCTTTCATGACCGCATACCCCGAGATCGCACTAGATTTGCACTTCTCCGATCATCTTGTTGACGTGGTCAACGATGGATTCGACGTGGTCGTCCGCACCGGCGAGGCAACCGACTCGCGGCTCATTGCCCGAAGCCTCGGCGAATTTCGCCTTCAGCTGGTCGGTGCGCCCAGTTATTTCCGACGCGCGGGGATACCGCGCACACCGGAAGACCTGCTGCAGCATGCGTGCCTGCACCATCGTTTCCCCACCAACGGCAAGCTCGAGCGCTGGCCGTTGACGCCATCGACAACGGGCAATGACGTGTCCGTGCCGGTCACAGCCGCCGCCAGCTCTATCGAGCCGCTTGTGGCGCTGGCAGAGGCCGGGCTGGGGATTGCGTGCGTTCCCGACTTCGCGTGGCGACCGCAAGCCGCCTCGGGCACGTTGGTCCAGGTGTTGGATACGTTCGTAACACACACGGGAACGTTCCGCGCCGTCTGGCCCGCCAGCCCTTACGCGTCTCCCAAACTTCGTGCATTTGTTGAGTTCCTGTCGGTGCACCTGCTTCCACCCGGCGACGTCGCCGCCAACGGGCGCTCGAAAGGTGCTCACCTCGTGCCTGGTTCCAAGACTTTGCCCGCAAACGCATAA
- a CDS encoding MFS transporter has protein sequence MSHDTQASTLAPPPSASTVSNANPWLAVLSVALSAIVFCTTEFLPIGLLRYISAGMRVSEGTAGLMVTAPGLLAAFAAPLVAIGVGRMDRRSVLLGLSALLIFSNLLSMLANSFPLLIAARILFGIGLGGFWAVGAGIGSRLVAAASAGRATSIIFAGVSIGMLVGGSGGALIGELAGAGAAFGGALALSILSFVAQAIWLPKLPVERAMPARELLGIVATSAGRSGLLAMLLVLCGQFAAYTYVTPFLAQHTGFDARAISGILFGYTLIGLVGNFLVGGLGGRNEKTALAATIALFVVSVSLLPVLGDTPVWTLALMAAWGLAYGAMPLALQMWVTRAAPHVPEGGMALYVGNFQASIALGSFVGGLVVDGFGVSQAVIAGGLLGLIALVVLYAFAGKVLEPGTR, from the coding sequence ATGTCCCACGATACACAGGCCAGTACCCTGGCTCCGCCGCCTTCCGCGTCGACAGTGAGCAACGCCAACCCATGGTTGGCAGTGTTGTCTGTCGCGCTGAGCGCGATTGTTTTCTGCACCACCGAGTTCCTGCCCATCGGCTTGTTGCGCTACATCAGCGCGGGTATGCGCGTCAGCGAGGGCACCGCAGGCCTGATGGTTACCGCGCCCGGTTTGCTGGCCGCATTCGCGGCGCCGTTGGTCGCGATCGGTGTCGGCCGGATGGACCGCCGCTCGGTGCTGTTGGGACTGTCCGCGTTGCTGATCTTCTCCAATCTGCTGTCGATGCTTGCCAACAGCTTTCCGCTGTTGATTGCGGCACGGATCTTGTTCGGCATCGGGCTCGGAGGGTTCTGGGCCGTGGGGGCGGGCATTGGCTCGCGCCTGGTGGCCGCGGCATCCGCTGGCCGAGCGACTTCGATCATTTTTGCCGGCGTATCGATCGGAATGCTCGTCGGCGGCTCTGGAGGTGCGCTCATAGGTGAGCTTGCAGGTGCTGGCGCCGCCTTTGGGGGGGCGCTTGCACTCTCCATACTTTCCTTTGTTGCACAGGCGATTTGGTTGCCGAAGCTGCCAGTTGAACGTGCTATGCCGGCTCGGGAACTCCTTGGCATCGTCGCCACCTCGGCAGGGCGCAGCGGGCTTTTGGCGATGCTGCTCGTGCTGTGCGGTCAGTTCGCCGCCTACACCTATGTGACGCCCTTTCTGGCCCAACACACAGGATTCGACGCACGCGCCATCTCGGGCATCCTGTTCGGTTACACCTTGATCGGGCTCGTGGGCAATTTTCTCGTCGGCGGCTTGGGAGGGCGCAACGAGAAGACTGCATTGGCCGCGACGATTGCCCTGTTTGTTGTGTCCGTGTCGTTGTTGCCGGTACTGGGTGACACACCTGTCTGGACATTGGCGTTGATGGCTGCTTGGGGCTTGGCGTACGGAGCCATGCCGCTGGCGTTACAGATGTGGGTGACCCGGGCGGCGCCTCATGTGCCTGAGGGAGGCATGGCGCTGTACGTCGGCAATTTCCAAGCTTCCATTGCGCTTGGCTCTTTCGTGGGAGGGCTTGTGGTGGACGGATTCGGTGTCTCGCAGGCGGTGATTGCCGGCGGCTTGCTCGGGCTGATTGCCCTGGTGGTGCTTTATGCGTTTGCGGGCAAAGTCTTGGAACCAGGCACGAGGTGA
- a CDS encoding aldo/keto reductase, translating to MTQSKDASAATFRVGGEIDVHRLGFGAMRITGRGIWGEPKDRAEVLRTLRRLPAVGIDFIDTADSYGPDVSEQLIRDALHPYEGLLVATKAGLTRAGPDQWSPCGRPEYLMAQAHASLKRLGVSQIALWQLHRIDPAVPRDEQFGAVRQLLDDGVIRFAGLSEVTVDEIKAASKVLKVSTVQNRFNLVDRGSEDVLEYCEAHGIGFIPWFPLAAGDLAKPGSVLSNIARDLNASASQIALAWLLRRSPVILPIPGTSTVAHLEENAAAARIALSDEAFTALSNLA from the coding sequence ATGACACAGTCGAAAGATGCTTCTGCCGCAACCTTCAGGGTCGGCGGGGAAATCGATGTCCACCGTCTCGGCTTTGGCGCGATGCGCATCACGGGCCGCGGGATTTGGGGCGAGCCAAAGGATCGCGCAGAAGTGCTTCGAACGCTACGACGGCTGCCAGCCGTCGGCATCGATTTCATCGATACGGCGGATTCTTATGGGCCCGATGTTTCTGAGCAACTGATCCGTGATGCGCTTCATCCCTACGAAGGGCTGCTTGTTGCGACCAAGGCGGGCCTGACCCGCGCCGGACCCGATCAGTGGTCTCCCTGTGGAAGACCGGAGTACCTCATGGCCCAGGCGCACGCGAGCCTCAAGCGACTCGGCGTATCCCAGATCGCCTTGTGGCAACTACACCGGATAGACCCGGCCGTTCCACGAGATGAACAGTTTGGGGCGGTGCGTCAACTTCTGGACGACGGCGTGATCCGTTTCGCTGGACTGAGCGAGGTCACGGTCGACGAGATCAAGGCGGCGTCGAAAGTGTTGAAGGTGTCGACTGTTCAAAATCGCTTCAATCTTGTGGATCGCGGCAGCGAGGATGTGCTCGAATACTGCGAGGCGCACGGGATCGGGTTCATTCCGTGGTTCCCATTGGCTGCAGGCGATCTCGCGAAGCCTGGCTCTGTGCTGAGCAATATTGCACGGGACTTGAACGCCTCAGCCAGCCAGATTGCACTGGCTTGGCTTCTCAGGCGAAGCCCAGTCATCCTTCCCATTCCTGGAACCTCGACGGTGGCGCATCTCGAAGAGAACGCGGCGGCCGCGCGCATCGCACTCTCGGATGAAGCGTTCACGGCTCTGAGCAACTTGGCGTGA
- a CDS encoding alkene reductase, with amino-acid sequence MSKLLSPVQLGPFQLSHRVVLAPLTRMRADPGALPSALMATYYGQRASKGGFMIGEATFPAENGNGYLGAPGLYDDSQIAGWKRVTDAVHAKGAKIFLQLYHAGRQSNKDVQPAGSIPVGPSEVLHGGVAYTTEGWVPNTPNRALTIAEIEALVESFRLGAGRGKEAGFDGVEIHAANGYLFDQFLQDGSNKRTDMYGGSFENRARFLLDTTKAVISVWGSDRVAVRIGPSGNWGDMADSDPEGLFTYVAQQLAPLNLAYLHLIEPRIAGNIEDETKNQDPLAAQLIRKHYKGSIIAAGGFNKASAEAILQAGDADLVAFGRHFIANPDLPERFRNDWPLNAYDRPSFFGGTDVGYTDYPFHAEAAVAA; translated from the coding sequence ATGTCAAAACTGCTTTCACCTGTCCAGCTCGGCCCCTTTCAGCTTTCACATCGCGTCGTGCTTGCGCCGTTGACCCGCATGCGCGCCGATCCTGGAGCGCTCCCGAGCGCGCTGATGGCGACGTATTACGGTCAACGCGCCTCCAAGGGAGGCTTCATGATTGGTGAAGCGACCTTCCCGGCTGAGAACGGCAATGGTTATCTCGGCGCTCCCGGCCTCTACGACGACAGCCAGATCGCGGGTTGGAAACGCGTGACCGACGCGGTGCATGCCAAAGGCGCCAAGATTTTTTTGCAGCTCTACCACGCAGGCCGTCAATCGAACAAGGACGTGCAGCCGGCGGGCAGTATTCCTGTCGGCCCGTCTGAAGTACTGCACGGTGGAGTTGCCTACACCACCGAGGGTTGGGTGCCCAATACCCCGAACCGCGCTCTGACCATTGCCGAGATCGAAGCGCTGGTCGAGAGCTTCCGTCTGGGAGCCGGCCGCGGTAAGGAAGCCGGCTTCGACGGAGTCGAGATCCACGCTGCAAATGGCTACTTGTTTGACCAGTTCCTGCAGGATGGCAGCAACAAGCGTACGGACATGTACGGGGGCTCATTCGAGAATCGTGCTCGCTTCCTCCTTGATACCACCAAAGCCGTTATCTCGGTGTGGGGCAGTGACAGAGTTGCTGTGCGTATCGGACCAAGCGGCAATTGGGGCGACATGGCGGACTCCGACCCTGAAGGCCTTTTCACCTACGTAGCACAGCAGCTGGCACCGCTCAACCTGGCCTACCTGCACCTGATCGAACCCCGTATTGCCGGCAACATCGAGGATGAAACCAAGAACCAGGATCCGCTGGCGGCACAGCTGATCCGCAAGCACTACAAGGGCAGCATCATTGCCGCCGGTGGCTTCAACAAGGCGTCGGCTGAGGCCATCTTGCAGGCTGGCGATGCCGACCTGGTTGCCTTCGGCCGACACTTCATCGCAAACCCGGATCTTCCGGAGCGATTCCGCAACGACTGGCCACTGAACGCTTACGACCGCCCGAGCTTTTTTGGCGGGACCGATGTTGGCTACACCGACTACCCATTTCACGCGGAGGCTGCGGTCGCAGCCTGA
- a CDS encoding MFS transporter — translation MKSGADMTGVARSPGLARSRWSTRVQWLLGTACGLLIANVYYAQPLTALITSALGMPKESAGLLVTLPLAGYGLGLLMVVPLADLVENKRLAMSLVGLEALCLTALSMLDHPGPYLFGAFFVGVSATAVQVLVPYVTFLAPEKERGRAVGKVVSGVMLGIMLARPVSSAVAQWFSWRAVFAASAVLMAALLMALRSILPERVPEPGLTYGAMLRSMGEIFTSTPVLRRRAFYHAFLFGTFSVFWTAVPLWLSGPQFHLTQSDIAWVALAGVAGAVAPPLAGRLADQGFSRLGTGLALLLAALAFSSTALIHGGSLRSVGLLVVAAIALDFAVSANLVFGQRAIYALKAEIRGRLNGLFMATFFAGGAIGSALGGWTYYGFGWRGVALLGTALPAMGFAYFLTEEKPDSVLISTQP, via the coding sequence ATGAAGAGCGGTGCGGACATGACGGGCGTCGCACGGTCGCCCGGCCTCGCGCGTAGCCGCTGGTCAACCCGTGTCCAATGGTTGCTCGGAACCGCCTGCGGACTCCTGATCGCCAATGTGTACTACGCGCAGCCGCTGACCGCTTTGATCACGAGCGCTCTGGGGATGCCAAAGGAGAGTGCCGGGCTGCTGGTGACCCTGCCACTTGCAGGCTACGGCCTTGGTTTGCTCATGGTGGTGCCCCTGGCGGATTTGGTCGAGAACAAGCGACTGGCGATGAGTCTTGTTGGCCTCGAGGCGCTTTGCCTGACCGCGCTGTCCATGCTCGATCATCCGGGACCGTACCTGTTCGGTGCCTTCTTCGTCGGCGTGAGCGCCACCGCCGTACAAGTGCTTGTTCCGTATGTGACGTTTCTCGCACCCGAAAAAGAGCGAGGAAGGGCTGTAGGGAAGGTCGTGAGCGGCGTGATGCTGGGCATCATGCTGGCCCGCCCGGTATCCAGCGCTGTCGCACAATGGTTCTCCTGGCGGGCCGTCTTCGCGGCGTCAGCGGTACTCATGGCCGCGCTACTGATGGCGTTGAGATCAATATTGCCAGAACGCGTGCCAGAGCCAGGTCTGACCTATGGCGCAATGCTGCGATCGATGGGTGAGATTTTCACCTCTACCCCCGTGCTCCGGCGACGCGCGTTCTACCATGCCTTTCTCTTCGGCACATTCAGCGTGTTCTGGACCGCAGTGCCGCTATGGCTGAGCGGGCCTCAGTTCCACCTGACCCAGAGCGACATTGCCTGGGTGGCGTTGGCCGGCGTGGCGGGTGCCGTGGCCCCGCCATTAGCGGGGCGATTGGCCGACCAAGGGTTCAGTAGGCTCGGCACTGGGTTGGCGCTGTTGCTAGCGGCGCTTGCCTTCTCTTCGACTGCTCTGATTCATGGCGGCAGTCTACGATCTGTCGGATTGCTCGTCGTCGCAGCCATCGCTCTCGATTTTGCCGTCTCTGCAAATCTCGTCTTCGGTCAGCGCGCGATCTATGCCTTGAAGGCGGAGATCCGTGGGCGATTGAACGGCCTGTTTATGGCCACCTTCTTCGCGGGCGGTGCGATAGGCTCTGCGCTCGGCGGGTGGACCTATTACGGGTTCGGCTGGAGAGGAGTCGCTCTGCTCGGTACAGCGTTGCCAGCCATGGGATTCGCCTATTTCTTGACCGAAGAAAAGCCGGATTCGGTGTTAATTTCCACGCAACCCTGA
- a CDS encoding DUF3237 domain-containing protein, whose protein sequence is MSELDLSKLPVALQTVSTRPLFVMRLDVRPIIPIGITPGVNRRIGTVPGGEFFGDRLSGTVLDGGADWQAVRSDGSTSLDVRLVLRTDDEALITMNYRGLRHGPVDVIRRMEAGEAVDAADYYFRIGPMFETADPRYDYLNRILAVGIGHRRAGGPVYSIFEML, encoded by the coding sequence ATGTCTGAACTCGATCTCTCCAAGTTGCCCGTAGCACTTCAAACTGTCAGCACGCGCCCGCTGTTCGTGATGCGACTTGATGTCCGCCCTATCATTCCCATCGGTATCACACCCGGCGTGAACCGACGCATTGGCACGGTGCCTGGCGGGGAATTCTTCGGTGACCGTCTATCGGGTACGGTGCTGGATGGGGGCGCCGATTGGCAGGCCGTGCGCTCCGACGGCAGTACCTCTTTGGATGTGCGTCTGGTGCTCCGCACCGATGACGAGGCGCTGATCACGATGAACTACCGTGGCTTGCGCCACGGCCCGGTAGATGTGATCAGGCGGATGGAGGCCGGGGAGGCTGTGGACGCAGCTGACTACTACTTTCGCATCGGCCCGATGTTTGAAACGGCTGATCCACGATACGACTATCTCAATCGCATCCTCGCTGTTGGCATAGGACACCGCAGGGCGGGAGGCCCCGTCTACAGCATCTTCGAGATGTTATGA
- a CDS encoding Gfo/Idh/MocA family protein yields MLSLLPEYQITAIHARRAEAAHAAAQRYGIPNVVDSVTALVNHPDVDLVVVLTTAPQHEESIRAAIAAKKDVYCEWPLTPSTQTSLEMVRLAKAAGVRTVVGLQRRLSPHNRYLRDLLNNGHVGKLRSVRMHVSMNYFQAMRSQALRWTAPPENFSSVIAIYAGHFLDMLLDATGWPTSISALLVNQFPEVSIRETGEVIPTTTPDQLVLSGALDGGAVLTVHIEGGKRNGSGVQIDITGDAGDLRITNRSAFGDVGDDYVIQGAHGDDLPLRSMPIPQSYDTLPPSALPSAVLELAQLYAAFAHDVDHGTHHASTFDDAVRMHRLLDAAKLSSDTGQRINLEA; encoded by the coding sequence GTGCTCAGCCTCTTGCCTGAGTATCAGATCACCGCCATCCATGCCCGTCGCGCAGAAGCGGCGCATGCTGCCGCGCAGCGCTACGGGATTCCAAATGTTGTTGATTCGGTCACCGCGTTGGTCAACCACCCCGACGTCGATTTGGTGGTTGTGCTGACCACCGCTCCTCAACATGAAGAGTCCATCCGCGCCGCCATTGCTGCGAAGAAGGACGTCTATTGCGAATGGCCCCTGACACCCAGCACGCAAACTTCGCTCGAGATGGTCCGCCTTGCCAAGGCGGCTGGCGTGCGTACGGTCGTCGGCCTTCAGCGGCGCCTCTCCCCCCACAACCGCTATCTGCGGGATTTGCTGAACAACGGTCATGTGGGAAAGCTGCGGTCGGTACGCATGCACGTCAGCATGAACTACTTCCAAGCCATGCGCTCCCAGGCGTTGCGCTGGACGGCGCCGCCGGAGAATTTCTCCAGCGTCATCGCGATCTACGCCGGGCACTTCCTCGATATGTTGCTCGACGCAACCGGCTGGCCAACCAGCATCAGCGCGCTGCTGGTCAATCAGTTCCCCGAAGTTTCCATTCGTGAAACCGGAGAAGTCATCCCTACCACCACACCCGACCAGCTCGTTCTCTCGGGGGCGCTGGACGGCGGTGCGGTTCTTACCGTGCACATCGAAGGTGGTAAGCGAAATGGCTCCGGGGTACAGATCGATATCACGGGCGATGCGGGCGACCTGAGGATCACCAATCGCTCGGCCTTCGGCGACGTGGGCGACGACTACGTGATCCAAGGCGCCCACGGCGACGACCTGCCTTTGCGTTCGATGCCGATCCCACAGTCTTATGACACTTTGCCGCCCTCTGCGCTGCCCTCGGCCGTGCTGGAGCTGGCGCAACTCTACGCAGCCTTCGCCCACGATGTGGATCACGGCACCCATCACGCTTCCACGTTCGATGACGCCGTACGCATGCATCGCCTGCTCGATGCGGCGAAGCTGTCGTCGGATACGGGGCAACGGATCAACCTCGAAGCCTGA